A region from the Brassica napus cultivar Da-Ae chromosome C8, Da-Ae, whole genome shotgun sequence genome encodes:
- the LOC125591561 gene encoding uncharacterized protein LOC125591561, with translation MNLPSSTSVTSASDSDTSPGNSPDTCEGYGSRDSWVTHSARFRCIIRFYCTHCLLRKHPTSFRPSCLAFYDSSPPHHSHRVSCSDCGSYTHIHCAGDDANSTPYRCPPCRDPDSFSFFRPIIDANGVRCVDKSLSGAFLCAAKISASSMNKAVSFAKCEAERKGKDAAVAKKRAREALDDVIKLDEKAKSDVEFSANRDQKPSLSPASTNSYQLKKPKADHPSVK, from the coding sequence atGAATCTTCCGTCGTCGACTTCGGTGACGTCAGCTTCGGATTCGGACACTTCACCGGGAAATTCCCCGGATACATGCGAAGGCTACGGCAGCCGAGACTCCTGGGTCACACACTCGGCTCGTTTCCGTTGCATCATCCGCTTCTACTGCACGCACTGCCTCCTACGCAAACACCCGACGTCGTTTCGCCCGTCCTGCTTAGCCTTCTACGATTCCTCCCCGCCGCACCACTCTCACCGCGTCTCCTGCTCCGACTGCGGCTCCTACACGCACATCCACTGCGCCGGCGACGACGCAAACTCCACTCCTTACCGCTGTCCTCCTTGCCGTGACCCTgactccttctccttcttccgCCCTATCATCGACGCCAACGGCGTCCGCTGCGTCGATAAATCCCTCTCGGGAGCGTTCTTATGCGCGGCCAAGATCTCTGCCTCTTCCATGAACAAGGCCGTCAGCTTCGCTAAATGCGAAGCTGAGCGGAAAGGAAAAGACGCTGCCGTAGCGAAGAAGAGAGCGCGCGAGGCTCTGGATGACGTCATCAAGCTCGACGAGAAGGCGAAGTCGGACGTTGAGTTCTCCGCGAATCGAGATCAGAAACCAAGTCTGAGTCCTGCATCCACCAATTCATATCAACTCAAGAAACCGAAGGCAGATCACCCTTCAGTTAAGTAA
- the LOC106441083 gene encoding phenylacetaldehyde reductase-like has translation MNGGGKVVCVTGASGYIASWIVKLLLLRGYTVKATVRDPKDQKKTDHLLALDGARERLQLFKASLLEEGSFEHAIDGCDAVFHTASPVKIIATDPQAELIEPAVKGTINVLATCTKVSSVKRVILTSSMATLHSPNFPLGPNVLLDETTFSDPSVCEEEKQWYILSKTLAENAAWTFAKDNNLDLVIMNPGLVIGPVLQPTINFSVDVVIDFIKGKNTFNRKHHRLVDVRDVALAHIKALETPSAKGRYIIDAPIVTTEEIEKILREFFPDLCIAHENEDIDLNSMTYKVNVEKVKSLGIEFTPTETSLRDTVLSLKEKHLV, from the exons ATGAACGGTGGAGGAAAAGTGGTTTGTGTCACCGGAGCTTCCGGTTACATAGCGTCTTGGATTGTGAAGCTTTTGCTTCTCCGTGGCTACACCGTCAAGGCTACTGTTCGAGACCCAA AGGATCAAAAGAAAACAGATCATCTTCTTGCACTTGACGGTGCAAGAGAAAGACTTCAATTATTCAAAGCAAGTCTTTTAGAAGAAGGTTCTTTCGAGCATGCAATTGATGGATGTGACGCTGTCTTCCACACCGCTTCACCAGTCAAAATCATTGCCACTGATCCACAG GCTGAGCTGATAGAACCAGCCGTCAAGGGAACTATTAACGTACTAGCAACATGCACTAAAGTGTCTTCTGTCAAGAGGGTCATTTTAACGTCGTCCATGGCCACACTTCATTCTCCTAACTTCCCCTTGGGACCAAACGTCTTACTAGACGAAACAACCTTCTCTGATCCAAGTGTCTGTGAGGAggaaaag CAATGGTATATACTCTCCAAGACTTTGGCCGAAAATGCGGCATGGACGTTTGCCAAGGACAACAACTTGGACTTGGTCATAATGAATCCAGGACTCGTTATTGGACCAGTCCTACAACCAACTATTAATTTCTCAGTAGATGTGgttatagattttataaaagGTAAGAACACTTTTAATAGGAAGCATCATAGACTTGTGGACGTGAGGGATGTTGCTCTAGCTCATATCAAGGCGCTCGAGACTCCTTCAGCCAAAGGCAGATACATCATTGATGCTCCGATTGTCACAACGGAGGAGATTGAGAAAATCTTACGTGAATTCTTTCCTGATTTGTGTATTGCTCATGa gaATGAAGACATTGATTTGAATTCGATGACTTACAAAGTAAATGTAGAAAAGGTGAAAAGTTTGGGGATTGAGTTTACTCCTACAGAAACAAGCCTTAGAGACACTGTTCTTAGTCTCAAGGAGAAACATCTTGTGTGA
- the LOC106442835 gene encoding U1 small nuclear ribonucleoprotein 70 kDa-like, translated as MARLDDNRRRYEERKRFKGHQVQHKREAPPSYTRRDYYEDRRTDSRYNSRQHQSYAPVTSEYRRGRDDYNPGRSVSRESGARVGVKNNPHISDSPSKMTEHDRDRDRDRDRDRSSQITEKRRAPSHDSASKIQLPALQDPTPHSTDLRRALSRRKDGEASGDQVSSGRRSIKERLMLPDIPHSTDLRRSLSLRDDGNEMGGHTSANRPPVKQRLSLPSNGKSRLAQQGTSTGSSRLQDIDIHYLEEIMEPP; from the coding sequence ATGGCTCGGCTGGATGATAACAGGAGGAGATATGAAGAAAGGAAAAGATTTAAAGGGCACCAAGTCCAGCATAAGAGAGAAGCCCCTCCCTCGTACACAAGAAGAGACTATTATGAGGATCGTAGAACAGACTCAAGGTACAACTCTCGACAGCATCAAAGCTATGCACCAGTGACCAGTGAATACCGAAGAGGTCGTGATGACTATAACCCAGGAAGATCTGTCTCACGAGAATCTGGTGCCAGAGTGGGAGTAAAAAATAACCCCCACATATCTGACTCCCCAAGCAAAATGACAGAGCATGACAGAGACAGAGACAGAGACAGAGACAGAGATAGAAGTAGTCAAATAACAGAGAAGAGACGAGCACCTAGTCATGACTCAGCCTCCAAAATACAACTTCCGGCTCTACAAGACCCTACTCCACACTCAACAGATTTAAGAAGGGCCCTGTCACGTAGAAAGGATGGAGAAGCTTCAGGAGACCAAGTGTCTTCAGGACGCCGCTCCATTAAAGAAAGACTGATGCTACCTGATATCCCTCACTCCACAGACTTAAGACGATCTTTATCGCTGAGAGATGATGGAAATGAGATGGGAGGCCACACATCTGCGAATAGACCCCCAGTTAAACAAAGGTTATCATTGCCCTCCAATGGGAAATCTAGACTTGCGCAGCAAGGGACCTCTACAGGCTCTAGTCGCCTTCAAGATATCGATATTCATTATCTGGAGGAAATCATGGAACCACCATGA